One window of the Mycobacterium haemophilum DSM 44634 genome contains the following:
- a CDS encoding helix-turn-helix domain-containing protein, with the protein MSTTKERRKPRKAQEQREFEDDTNAIDADLANQALCALNQILDERAPSSGDVDVTIEGNSKVVRLPRGLGEILRQILASAAAGRAVAVMPAHAELTTQEAADMLNVSRPYLIKLVEDGAIEFRKVGTHRRIQASSVRAYQRQMELDTKKAADELTELTEDLELY; encoded by the coding sequence ATGAGCACCACGAAAGAACGCCGGAAGCCCAGGAAGGCCCAGGAACAGAGAGAATTCGAGGACGATACGAACGCGATCGACGCTGATCTGGCAAACCAAGCGCTATGCGCCCTCAACCAGATCCTCGACGAGCGAGCTCCGTCCTCAGGGGACGTTGATGTGACAATCGAAGGTAATAGCAAGGTGGTTAGGCTGCCACGCGGCCTAGGCGAGATTCTGCGACAGATTCTCGCCAGCGCTGCAGCCGGCCGAGCAGTTGCGGTAATGCCGGCTCATGCTGAGCTGACAACCCAAGAGGCCGCTGACATGCTCAATGTCTCGCGGCCGTACCTGATCAAACTCGTAGAAGACGGTGCAATCGAGTTCCGAAAAGTCGGGACTCACAGGCGTATCCAGGCTTCGTCTGTCCGTGCTTACCAGCGACAGATGGAACTCGATACGAAGAAAGCGGCAGACGAACTGACCGAACTGACCGAGGATCTGGAACTCTACTGA
- a CDS encoding PIN domain-containing protein, translating to MTFTVVYDANVLFPSVLRDVLIRVARMGLNRARWSELILDEVFDAIREKRPDLDPAKLTRTRALMCAAVPDCLIDSTAVNALVPSLTLPDPDDRHVLAAAILAGAQVIVTTNLKDFPSGELEKFSIEAKHPDAFLQDIYHLDGALMHQAVSEAAAAYKRPPMTVGELVERLDSLGLPISASLLRR from the coding sequence CTGACCTTCACAGTTGTCTACGACGCGAACGTTCTGTTCCCATCCGTGCTGCGCGACGTCCTCATCCGCGTAGCACGGATGGGGCTTAACCGCGCCCGTTGGTCTGAGCTAATTCTCGACGAGGTTTTCGACGCGATCCGCGAAAAGCGTCCTGACTTAGACCCGGCAAAGTTGACTCGTACACGCGCGCTGATGTGCGCGGCGGTCCCCGACTGTCTCATCGACTCGACGGCCGTAAACGCGCTAGTGCCTTCCTTGACACTTCCCGACCCTGACGATCGTCACGTGCTTGCGGCTGCGATCCTGGCCGGCGCCCAAGTCATTGTTACGACGAACCTAAAGGACTTTCCATCAGGTGAGCTGGAAAAGTTCAGTATCGAAGCCAAACACCCAGACGCATTCCTCCAAGACATCTATCACCTTGACGGTGCTCTGATGCATCAAGCCGTGAGTGAAGCGGCCGCCGCCTATAAGAGGCCGCCCATGACCGTCGGAGAACTGGTGGAGCGCCTCGACTCTCTGGGTCTCCCAATCTCAGCATCATTGCTGCGTCGATAA
- a CDS encoding DUF881 domain-containing protein, with the protein MIDKRRSLWRFGVPLVCVLAGLLLAATHGVSGGAEIRRSDAPRLVDLVRAAQSSVSHLNSERDALASKIDAAHNRSSDAALAALLRRSGELAGEAGMDPVHGPGLVVTLEDAQRDANGRFPRDASPDDLVVHQQDIQAVLNAMWSAGAEAIQMQDQRLIATSVARCVGNTLLLNGRTYSPPYTITAIGNAAAMQAALAAAPLVILYKQYVVRFGLGYHEEVKPDVQIVGHSEPARTHFAQPLPATSRPGTGR; encoded by the coding sequence ATGATTGATAAGCGCCGCTCATTGTGGCGTTTCGGTGTCCCATTGGTCTGCGTGCTGGCCGGACTGCTGTTAGCCGCGACGCACGGGGTTTCTGGCGGCGCCGAGATCCGCCGCAGCGATGCTCCGCGGCTGGTGGATTTGGTCCGTGCAGCACAGTCGTCGGTGAGCCACCTGAACAGCGAACGGGATGCGCTGGCCAGCAAGATCGACGCGGCGCACAACCGGTCCTCCGATGCCGCGTTGGCGGCGCTGCTGCGGCGGTCGGGTGAGCTGGCCGGGGAGGCGGGCATGGATCCGGTGCATGGGCCGGGTCTGGTGGTCACCCTCGAGGACGCGCAACGTGACGCCAACGGCCGCTTCCCGCGTGACGCGTCCCCCGATGACTTGGTGGTACATCAGCAGGACATCCAGGCCGTGCTGAACGCCATGTGGAGTGCCGGCGCGGAAGCGATTCAGATGCAGGATCAGCGCCTCATCGCGACCTCGGTGGCACGCTGCGTCGGAAACACCTTGCTGCTCAACGGGCGTACCTACAGCCCGCCCTACACGATCACCGCGATCGGCAATGCCGCGGCCATGCAAGCGGCCTTAGCCGCCGCTCCGCTAGTGATCCTCTACAAGCAGTACGTGGTCCGATTCGGCCTCGGCTATCACGAGGAGGTCAAGCCTGACGTGCAGATCGTCGGCCATTCTGAACCGGCCCGAACGCACTTCGCGCAGCCCCTCCCGGCGACAAGCCGGCCGGGGACGGGCCGGTGA
- a CDS encoding DNA-processing protein DprA codes for MTRNTVISGLSQALVVVEAGDSGGTLAAGEYALQRGQIVLTLQLFDAPAGNKLLIDNGAKIIRSRHHLETALGDIDGDDSRQLTLM; via the coding sequence ATGACTCGCAACACAGTGATCTCTGGCTTGAGCCAAGCACTTGTCGTCGTAGAAGCGGGCGACTCCGGTGGGACACTAGCCGCAGGGGAATACGCGCTACAGCGCGGTCAAATCGTATTGACACTGCAGCTTTTCGACGCCCCTGCAGGCAACAAGCTGCTAATAGATAACGGCGCCAAGATCATTCGTAGTCGCCATCATCTAGAAACAGCTCTTGGCGACATCGATGGGGACGATTCCAGACAGCTCACGTTAATGTGA
- a CDS encoding aminodeoxychorismate/anthranilate synthase component II encodes MRILVVDNYDSFVFNLVQYLGQLGVDAEVWRNDDARLSDEATIAAQFDGVLLSPGPGTPERAGASINLVRACAAAHTPLLGVCLGHQAIGVAFGATVDRAPELLHGKTSSVFHMNVGVLHGLPDPFTATRYHSLTILPESLPPVLEVIARTRSGVIMAVRHTELPIHGVQFHPESILTEGGHRMLANWLAYCGWSRDDALIRRLENEVGAAIHPRLPVAAEHTAAVTARTSA; translated from the coding sequence ATGCGGATCCTGGTCGTCGACAACTACGACAGCTTTGTGTTCAACCTGGTCCAGTACCTCGGCCAGCTCGGAGTAGACGCCGAGGTGTGGCGCAACGACGATGCCCGACTATCCGACGAAGCCACCATCGCCGCACAGTTTGACGGCGTCTTGCTTAGCCCAGGTCCGGGCACCCCGGAACGTGCGGGCGCGTCGATCAATCTGGTCCGCGCGTGCGCCGCGGCGCACACCCCATTGCTAGGGGTCTGCCTGGGACACCAGGCTATCGGCGTCGCGTTCGGCGCCACCGTGGACCGCGCACCCGAGCTGTTGCACGGCAAGACCAGCAGCGTATTCCACATGAATGTCGGTGTGCTGCATGGGCTTCCGGATCCGTTCACGGCCACCAGATATCACTCATTGACTATCCTGCCGGAGTCACTGCCGCCGGTATTGGAGGTCATCGCGCGCACGCGCAGCGGTGTGATCATGGCGGTGCGTCACACCGAGTTGCCGATCCACGGTGTCCAGTTCCATCCGGAGTCGATCCTGACTGAGGGTGGGCACCGAATGCTGGCCAACTGGCTGGCCTATTGCGGATGGTCGCGCGACGATGCCCTGATCCGCCGACTCGAGAACGAGGTTGGCGCCGCGATCCATCCGCGTCTACCGGTGGCTGCGGAGCACACCGCCGCGGTTACTGCCCGAACTTCAGCGTGA
- the crgA gene encoding cell division protein CrgA, which yields MPKSKVRKKNDFTVNSVSRTPVKVKVGPSSVWFVALFVGLMLIGLVWLMVFQLAALGAQAPTALHWMAQLGPWNYAIAFAFMITGLLLTMRWH from the coding sequence ATGCCCAAGTCCAAGGTCCGCAAGAAGAACGACTTCACCGTCAACTCGGTGAGCCGCACACCGGTCAAAGTGAAGGTCGGACCGTCCAGTGTGTGGTTCGTTGCATTGTTCGTCGGCCTCATGCTGATCGGCCTCGTCTGGTTGATGGTGTTTCAGTTGGCCGCGCTGGGCGCCCAGGCCCCGACAGCGCTGCACTGGATGGCCCAACTCGGCCCGTGGAACTATGCGATCGCGTTCGCATTCATGATTACCGGTTTGCTGCTCACGATGCGTTGGCATTAG
- a CDS encoding phage major capsid protein: protein MTARTTSTSAYAWRPDEVFFAANEVVGPALILRTSTIAGTVEGDTPVVRCAYVNDAEAAYVAEAATISESDPGLAEVTVATKKIAQLVKISNEQYRQAQTATQLAQSVSRALIKKADRDYVTSVSNPVGLANITGTVEAGTISTDLDGLIDLVAALESNGAQPSHILMDPMSWAEFRKLKVGGVGTNESLLGAGTTDAASMLLNLPVIVNRFIAPSTGAVLDRSAVVSAVGPVSVATSEHAAFSSDSVLLRATWRIGWNIVRPNWVGSFDIGGGS from the coding sequence ATGACCGCTCGCACCACGAGCACGTCGGCCTACGCGTGGAGGCCCGACGAGGTTTTCTTCGCCGCCAACGAAGTCGTCGGCCCGGCGTTGATCCTGCGAACGTCGACCATCGCCGGCACTGTTGAGGGCGACACCCCCGTCGTCCGCTGCGCCTACGTCAACGACGCCGAAGCCGCCTATGTGGCCGAGGCCGCCACCATCAGCGAAAGCGACCCCGGGCTCGCCGAAGTGACCGTTGCGACAAAGAAGATCGCGCAGCTCGTCAAGATCTCCAACGAGCAATACCGGCAGGCCCAGACCGCGACCCAGCTCGCGCAGTCCGTTTCCCGCGCCCTCATCAAGAAGGCCGACCGCGACTACGTCACCAGCGTGTCGAACCCGGTCGGCCTGGCCAACATCACCGGCACCGTCGAGGCGGGCACCATCTCAACCGATTTGGATGGCTTGATCGACCTGGTGGCCGCGCTGGAATCCAACGGCGCCCAACCATCCCACATCCTGATGGACCCGATGTCGTGGGCCGAATTCCGCAAGTTGAAGGTCGGCGGCGTCGGCACCAACGAAAGCCTGCTGGGCGCGGGCACCACCGACGCGGCATCAATGCTGTTGAACCTTCCGGTCATCGTCAACAGGTTCATCGCACCCAGCACCGGGGCCGTATTGGACCGCAGCGCGGTCGTGTCAGCCGTCGGACCCGTCAGCGTCGCCACTAGCGAGCACGCGGCGTTCTCCAGCGACAGCGTTCTGCTGCGCGCGACGTGGCGGATCGGCTGGAACATCGTCCGGCCCAACTGGGTCGGATCGTTCGACATCGGCGGCGGCAGCTAA
- the cwsA gene encoding cell wall synthesis protein CwsA, with amino-acid sequence MSVQSVQTETRLTPRERLTRGLTYSALGPVDVTRGVVGLGVHSARSTASGLRRRYRHGGLASELAATQEAIAQELAAAQQVVANLPQALRQARRSQRRHTKRPWIIAGAAVVVVLAGGAIAFSIVRRSSRPEPSPRPPSVDVQPRP; translated from the coding sequence ATGAGCGTGCAGAGCGTGCAGACGGAAACCCGGTTGACCCCTCGGGAACGGCTGACCCGGGGTCTGACCTACTCAGCACTGGGACCGGTGGACGTCACGCGAGGCGTTGTCGGGCTTGGTGTGCACTCCGCGCGATCGACCGCCTCAGGGTTGCGGCGCCGTTACCGACACGGCGGGCTGGCGTCCGAACTTGCTGCTACCCAAGAAGCGATCGCCCAGGAGCTGGCAGCCGCGCAGCAGGTTGTCGCAAACCTGCCGCAAGCGCTTCGGCAGGCGCGCCGGTCGCAACGCCGCCACACCAAACGCCCGTGGATCATCGCTGGAGCCGCCGTGGTGGTGGTCCTGGCCGGCGGCGCAATCGCTTTCAGCATTGTCCGGCGTTCATCGCGACCGGAGCCGTCACCGCGGCCACCCAGTGTCGACGTGCAACCGCGCCCGTAA
- a CDS encoding peptidylprolyl isomerase, producing MAHCDLVTNSPIQTATATLHTNRGDIKVALFGNHAPKTVANFVGLAQGTKEYSTQNASGGPSGPFYDGAVFHRVIQGFMIQGGDPTGTGRGGPGYKFADEFHPELSFDKPYLLAMANAGPGTNGSQFFITVGETPHLNRRHTIFGEVTDSDSQRVVDAISTTATDGNDRPTDPVVIESITIS from the coding sequence ATGGCACACTGTGATCTCGTGACCAACAGCCCCATTCAGACCGCCACTGCCACGCTGCACACCAACCGCGGCGACATCAAGGTCGCCCTGTTCGGAAACCACGCACCCAAGACTGTCGCCAACTTTGTCGGGTTGGCGCAGGGCACCAAGGAGTACTCGACGCAAAACGCGTCAGGTGGTCCTTCCGGCCCGTTCTACGATGGGGCGGTTTTCCACCGGGTGATCCAAGGCTTCATGATTCAGGGCGGGGATCCAACCGGGACGGGTCGTGGCGGCCCGGGCTACAAGTTCGCCGACGAATTCCACCCCGAGCTTTCATTCGACAAGCCGTACCTGCTGGCTATGGCCAATGCGGGCCCGGGCACCAACGGCTCTCAGTTCTTCATCACCGTCGGCGAGACTCCGCACCTGAACCGGCGGCACACGATCTTCGGCGAAGTGACCGACTCCGACTCGCAGCGGGTCGTCGACGCGATTTCGACGACGGCCACCGATGGCAACGACCGGCCGACCGACCCGGTCGTGATTGAGTCGATCACGATCTCCTGA
- a CDS encoding IS481 family transposase — protein MRELSVAEQRYQAVLAVISDGLSIRQVAEKWGVSRQTLHAWLARYEAEGLDGLVDRSHRPVSCPHQMGAQVEAELLELRRSRPYWGPRRLVFELGKRGVSPVPSESAAYRALVRAAMIDPSLRDRRSRKWKRWERGAPMELWQMDIVGGFALADGTSAKALTGIDDHSRMCVSAKLMARERTRAVCDGLRAALVIYGAPEQILTDNGKVFTGRFNHPAVEVLFDAICRQNGIEHLLTQPRSPTTTGKIERFHRSLRAEFLSAHKPFANIKTAQQALDEWIVYYNNTRPHQGLDMVTPAERFAADARTSVSAAALMGEDRTGDDWVSRRVTTNGVVSVAWQQVCVGAHHAGTRCDVHVDGDLLRFFIGHELVKTAARTSRGEVRNKRAFRTREQA, from the coding sequence ATGAGGGAGTTGAGCGTGGCTGAGCAGAGGTATCAGGCCGTGTTGGCGGTTATTAGTGATGGTTTGTCGATTCGTCAGGTCGCCGAGAAGTGGGGGGTGTCGCGCCAGACGCTGCATGCCTGGTTGGCCCGCTACGAGGCCGAAGGCCTCGATGGGCTGGTGGATCGGTCGCATCGGCCGGTGTCGTGTCCGCATCAGATGGGTGCGCAGGTCGAGGCCGAGTTGTTGGAGTTGCGTCGGTCGCGGCCGTATTGGGGTCCGCGGCGGTTGGTGTTCGAGCTGGGCAAGCGTGGTGTGTCTCCGGTGCCGTCGGAGTCGGCGGCCTATCGGGCGTTGGTGCGGGCCGCGATGATTGATCCGAGCCTGCGGGATCGGCGTTCGCGGAAGTGGAAGCGCTGGGAACGCGGTGCGCCGATGGAGTTGTGGCAGATGGACATTGTGGGTGGTTTTGCGTTGGCTGATGGGACCAGCGCCAAAGCGTTGACCGGGATCGACGATCACTCCCGAATGTGTGTGTCGGCGAAGTTGATGGCACGGGAACGCACCCGCGCGGTCTGCGACGGGTTGCGGGCGGCTCTGGTGATCTATGGAGCCCCTGAGCAGATCTTGACCGATAACGGCAAGGTGTTCACCGGTCGGTTCAACCATCCTGCGGTGGAAGTGCTCTTTGATGCGATCTGCCGCCAGAACGGGATCGAGCACTTATTGACCCAGCCTCGCTCGCCGACGACGACGGGCAAGATCGAGCGGTTTCACCGCAGCCTGCGTGCTGAATTCCTCAGTGCGCACAAGCCTTTCGCCAACATCAAGACCGCCCAGCAGGCCCTTGATGAGTGGATCGTGTACTACAACAACACGCGGCCGCATCAGGGACTGGACATGGTGACACCGGCAGAAAGATTCGCCGCCGACGCGCGCACGTCTGTGTCGGCCGCAGCCCTCATGGGTGAGGACCGCACCGGCGACGACTGGGTCAGCCGCCGAGTGACCACCAACGGCGTGGTCAGTGTGGCTTGGCAGCAGGTCTGCGTGGGAGCCCATCACGCTGGGACCCGTTGCGATGTGCACGTCGACGGGGACCTGCTGCGGTTCTTCATCGGCCACGAATTGGTCAAGACCGCCGCGCGCACCAGCCGCGGCGAGGTAAGAAACAAACGGGCCTTCCGCACCCGCGAACAGGCCTAA
- a CDS encoding DUF4238 domain-containing protein, giving the protein MATKRPHFVPRTYLSAWANAASQVAYRRRDGGAAIVTSVANVAVAGGIYGVGQLAQYREELFQQVEGEWVDLRRDLTQHGDLRGERRSLLAVFAALQLSRTLKHYEGHNFICNVAATTDDRPIPKAVVRQYISDLDGAEPDDNEVEAAWMFVNGTPGGEIPTPEMVFSVSMDVAVSKVAPHLEAMNWTVYKFGNPVLISSDCPVHPSRRASPEPQRGGIGIGSADEIRFPLSPSALLVMTRENRHDKRATAPNPRAINAEMFKHCHKFVIGTPQSRTAIDKHEMSTRSPRIRFDTGPGYRKAADGTEEYLGEVIHMYPE; this is encoded by the coding sequence ATGGCGACCAAGCGACCACACTTCGTGCCGAGGACATACCTCAGCGCGTGGGCAAATGCTGCCAGCCAGGTTGCGTATCGCCGCCGTGACGGCGGCGCAGCGATCGTAACTAGCGTTGCCAACGTGGCGGTCGCCGGCGGTATCTATGGTGTAGGCCAGCTTGCACAGTATCGCGAGGAGCTCTTTCAGCAGGTCGAGGGGGAGTGGGTTGATCTGCGGCGAGACCTGACCCAGCACGGAGATCTCCGTGGCGAACGTCGTTCCCTGCTAGCAGTATTCGCCGCGCTTCAGCTAAGTAGGACGCTCAAACACTACGAGGGGCACAACTTCATTTGCAACGTAGCGGCCACTACCGATGATCGACCCATTCCGAAAGCAGTAGTCCGCCAGTACATTTCCGACTTGGACGGCGCCGAGCCCGACGACAACGAGGTGGAAGCTGCATGGATGTTCGTCAACGGGACCCCTGGCGGCGAGATACCCACGCCCGAAATGGTTTTCAGTGTCTCGATGGACGTTGCTGTGTCAAAGGTCGCGCCCCACCTCGAAGCGATGAACTGGACGGTTTACAAGTTCGGCAATCCGGTGTTGATAAGCAGTGATTGCCCGGTTCATCCGTCGCGCCGAGCATCCCCAGAGCCACAACGCGGTGGGATCGGCATAGGCAGCGCCGACGAAATCAGGTTTCCGCTTTCCCCGAGCGCGCTACTCGTCATGACCCGCGAAAACCGACATGACAAGCGTGCCACCGCGCCCAACCCCCGAGCGATCAACGCGGAAATGTTCAAGCACTGCCATAAATTCGTAATCGGTACCCCTCAATCGAGGACCGCGATTGACAAGCATGAAATGTCAACGCGGTCACCACGAATCCGATTCGATACGGGACCTGGCTATCGGAAAGCTGCTGATGGCACCGAGGAGTACCTCGGCGAAGTGATCCATATGTACCCCGAATGA
- a CDS encoding tyrosine-type recombinase/integrase has protein sequence MYVAPAAGRVKLGEYAQSWLDSKHKLTESTRARYQVVLDTALAKYADVALGDISRRFVREWVADLSVDLAPASVHKTVGVLRQVLAMAVDDNRLALNPVDGVELPSVRAAEQRFLTLEQLHALADGAGVHRPLVYMLGTCGLRFGEVAELRWRDVDIENRRVRVSRSVTLVDGSFVVGSPKNGKARTVSVPAFVAELLAPADPDALVFPDTTGGYMRGTNVRRRWWSRAVTAAELFPRTITNAAGKAAVVYEFKLHELRHTAASLAIQAGANIKALQNMLGHESAGLTLDRYGHLYGSDVEAVGVAINALLTRDCGQNVVTEGIPADTRC, from the coding sequence GTGTACGTTGCGCCGGCCGCGGGCCGGGTGAAGCTGGGGGAGTATGCCCAATCCTGGCTTGACTCCAAGCACAAGCTGACGGAGTCGACCCGCGCCCGCTATCAGGTGGTGCTGGACACCGCGCTGGCGAAGTATGCCGATGTGGCGTTGGGGGACATCAGTCGGCGGTTCGTCCGTGAGTGGGTCGCGGATCTGAGTGTGGATCTGGCGCCGGCGTCGGTCCACAAGACGGTCGGTGTTCTGCGCCAGGTACTCGCGATGGCGGTTGATGACAACCGGTTGGCGCTGAACCCGGTCGACGGGGTGGAACTTCCGTCTGTACGGGCTGCCGAGCAACGCTTCCTGACTCTGGAGCAGCTGCACGCCCTGGCCGATGGGGCCGGTGTGCACAGGCCGCTAGTGTACATGCTGGGGACTTGTGGGTTGCGGTTCGGGGAGGTCGCCGAGCTGCGGTGGCGAGACGTCGACATTGAGAACCGGCGGGTGCGGGTGTCGCGGTCGGTGACGCTGGTCGACGGCTCGTTCGTGGTGGGCTCGCCGAAGAACGGGAAAGCCCGCACGGTGAGCGTGCCGGCGTTCGTAGCCGAGCTCCTGGCGCCGGCGGATCCGGACGCCCTGGTGTTCCCTGATACGACGGGCGGCTACATGCGGGGGACCAATGTGCGGCGCCGGTGGTGGTCGCGCGCGGTCACCGCGGCCGAGCTGTTCCCCCGGACGATAACCAACGCGGCCGGGAAGGCGGCGGTCGTGTACGAGTTCAAGTTGCACGAGTTGCGGCACACCGCGGCGTCCCTGGCGATCCAGGCCGGCGCCAACATTAAGGCGCTGCAGAACATGCTCGGCCACGAGTCTGCGGGGCTGACGCTAGACCGCTACGGCCACCTGTACGGGTCCGATGTCGAGGCGGTCGGGGTGGCCATCAACGCCCTATTAACTCGCGATTGTGGTCAAAATGTGGTCACGGAGGGCATTCCGGCCGATACTCGGTGTTGA
- a CDS encoding DNA-processing protein DprA: MRAFEDVAEALGPEDRQGVEDQAAEQSDSGVDAVLLGEDGYLRRLASSPQAPAALFFKGPLELLEQPAIGFCGSRHASSEGLRAAHACADAVYRRGYAVVSGYAKGIDSVAHTAALASGGTTVVVLAEGINRFRVRRGEFRGLWDPERVVVVSQFAPDQKGSFPVR; the protein is encoded by the coding sequence ATGCGTGCATTCGAAGACGTCGCCGAAGCACTTGGGCCTGAAGATCGTCAAGGAGTCGAGGATCAAGCCGCAGAACAATCGGATAGTGGAGTCGATGCGGTCCTGCTTGGCGAGGACGGCTATCTACGGCGCCTCGCGTCATCGCCGCAGGCGCCCGCCGCTCTATTTTTCAAAGGCCCGCTCGAACTGCTTGAACAGCCAGCAATCGGTTTTTGCGGTTCACGGCATGCGAGTTCCGAAGGATTGCGCGCGGCGCACGCATGTGCGGATGCGGTCTATCGCCGTGGATACGCCGTGGTATCTGGCTATGCAAAGGGCATCGATTCGGTAGCTCATACCGCAGCTCTCGCGAGTGGAGGGACAACCGTCGTAGTGCTGGCCGAAGGGATCAACCGCTTCCGCGTCCGGCGGGGTGAGTTCCGAGGACTCTGGGACCCCGAGCGTGTAGTGGTTGTTTCACAGTTCGCGCCTGATCAGAAAGGTTCGTTTCCGGTGCGATGA
- a CDS encoding PH domain-containing protein, whose protein sequence is MQQTAWGPRTAGIAGCGAAGVVMAIASVTLATDAPGRVLTGIAALGLILFAGVSWRARPKLAITPDGLAIQGWFRTQLFGPTDIKIIRITEFRRFGRKVRLLEIEAVSGGLVILSRWDLGTEPLEVLDALTAAGYAGRKRR, encoded by the coding sequence ATGCAGCAAACAGCATGGGGACCGCGCACGGCGGGAATCGCTGGTTGTGGCGCCGCCGGCGTTGTGATGGCTATCGCATCTGTGACGTTGGCCACAGATGCGCCGGGACGCGTGCTGACCGGGATTGCCGCACTGGGTCTGATCTTGTTTGCCGGCGTGTCCTGGCGCGCGCGTCCAAAGCTGGCAATTACCCCCGATGGTCTGGCGATCCAAGGCTGGTTCCGGACGCAGTTATTCGGGCCGACCGACATCAAGATCATCCGGATCACCGAGTTCCGCCGGTTCGGCCGCAAAGTTCGATTACTCGAAATCGAAGCCGTCAGCGGAGGCTTGGTGATCTTGTCCCGTTGGGACCTCGGAACCGAGCCACTGGAGGTGCTCGACGCGCTCACCGCCGCCGGCTACGCCGGCCGGAAAAGACGGTGA